Genomic window (Daucus carota subsp. sativus chromosome 5, DH1 v3.0, whole genome shotgun sequence):
CTCCAACTACATGCGTGGAACTctgttattaataaaaaattttatagtACAGGAGAGCATATATTCATATTAGTAATAGAGATCAGAGCAGCATTGGGGATTCATTACCAGGGCATCGTTGATTCGGGATTGTGGCACGCCTTTTTTACCATAGCAATAATCCTCCGTCATCCCGCTGGCATTTCCGGCCCAAATGCCGTGCATGAAGAATCTATCAGGTAAGTTTGGTATACACTTGTTGACATACTTGTAGTAAGTGGGAGCCCGGGTAATGGAGTACTGGTAATGTGTAACTGCATTGTAGCTGCCTATTCGTGGCGGCTGGCGCTGGGCACTAGATCCAACAATTTTTCATACGACACGaaaacacgacacgaaaatgagacggaattttaatatttgtgtttgcattttgagtacacgacacaAAAATACACGAACACGGTACGACTGAGATGTAGTATCGGCCTTTAGATACACGACACGACAGGAGGTACAcgtaataaatataattttataattaaatatgtgtatttaattataaatatgcataTTGATAATAACTATATGTATACTTTCTTTTAAGATAATGCatactttataatattgtaagtataaataatttaaatgtatatatttcatataattttgtaaattgttTACCTAGAAATCTACTCCCTCTGTGCCATtctaactgcttttgacttttgtacacgtattttaagatgttaaaaaaaatcacatctaaatataattattctctataaaatttatatcaaataaaggtttagaatctaaacttttattcgatataagaattgaattttttttattgagtgtatatattgtttttttacacctcaatatatgtgtcaaaaagtcaaacatcagttaaaatcaaatagagggagtaataattacattaatttataaatttatttatattcaattttgcACGAAACACGCACAAGAACGGCATGAAACACGCACGAGAACGACAAGTACACGAATCCTAAATGAgtcggttttgtgttttgtCTTTCAGTGCACGACACGaaaaggtacacgacacgaaaatatACGATACGAACAAATTGACTGGTCTACCGAGCACCATAAAGGATTTTATTGCGTGTTTTCATTTTAGTtatactagccttaaacccgtgcaaagctatataattttaaatttattatatataatttaaatttaatatatattgatgatagtaaatttactttttttatttttaactaattatataaattatatttaaaagaatactggtggagtttttatcttgtagtatatCAAACTGTTTAGAAATGTAAGACTATAAGAACTCTACGTGTAgcagacttttagttataaagtgaATAACCAAACCAACATGATCAAACCaaaatagtatagtatagatttaacAGAAAAACAGAGAGAATGTACTGAAGATGATTAATGTTGCATGCAGACAAACCAAATTTATACTAGTTAACAACAACAAGTGTAAACCACTTATGTTAACTTAATTACACACCACCAACAACAAGATGTCTAATTTATTAAAGAAAGTTTATTACAACATTCTTACTATAATTATTTACaaacttttaatttttagtaaaatatatttaattttgagcTTATAACTGCTTTTAGTTATATCTTGAAACAGAAATTGGCCAAGTTACACTACTATATACACATTTTAGTTATATCTTGAAACAAAAATTGGCCAAGTTACACTACTATATACACATTTTAACTTACATAGCGCTCATTTTTAGCTTACATAACGGTTTTAGCGCTATCTAAGCCAACGCTATTAATAGCATACTTCAATAGCATTCTCAGAAGTGTTATAGAAGTAAGCATTTTCCAAGTACAGCACAACACTTACGTAGCACTTCAATAAATGCTATATAAGTTGAATGTGTATGAGAAAATATTacttaaatatcatttttagaaGTGCTATTGAAGTTATTCTAGAAAAAGTGATGCattactaaaatttataatttttctaaattttattttattcgaattattcttcatatttttataaatataataaaaatagacAAAATGCACAATTTAGATTACTCTCATATATTAGAAACAAATCATAATATCAACTTccataaaactaaaaatagattacTAATTCTGTTTAATAAAAATCActaattacaaaagtaaaatcaTTATACAACAGAGTTActacaataaaaattattctcctTCATCAGCTGCCCTTCTGCCACCTAGGAGTGAACGAGACACCTGTAATCCTGCAACCAacataaaaataacataaaaatatcaACTGTATGTGTTACATGCCAGAATAAATTTCACCAAGtccaaattaaaatcaaaacacaAACTCAACCAAATACTATTTAGAGCCCTCCAATTGTAAAGACTCAAAATACAAATTTAACCAAAGACAACATAGAGCCCTGAAATTGCAAAGACTCAAGCAATACCTTCAATCAAGTGAGATTAGTTGTAGAAGCTAGAGAATCAATTTGTACAGAGTAGTGGGAGGCTCGGTGAAAACTTAGAATCGTTAAAAGCTTCGGTCTGCTCATTTGTTCCGTAGAGATGACAAACGGCTACAAAATTCAATATGTTTACCATTGTAttcatagaaaaaaaaaaattggtagtAGTATACTAGTGCTTAATAGTTAATATTCACATATGAttaacaaaataacaagttttaaGTTAAAATACCTGACTGTAAAAACAAagaaatgataattttaattatttgcttttctttttctctatcAGTAAAGTATTACATTTTAATTACTTCTAGCATATATGGAAACTAGTAAAAATGCCCGCTGCGCTGGGCTTTTAAATAATGATGGCGTTGAACGCAAGAAACTCCTCTGATTACATCATACAAAAAGCATAACGCATAACTATTAACGCTGTTATTGGAAGTTATTGAAGAATGTAATGACTGTTAAGCTTAATATGGTGCCAGCGGCGTAGTCGATTTTATTCAAAATCGGTTTCGGACAAACAAATGCCTTATGTTGTTGTTTTGACAGAATGGACTTTGTGAACTAAACTCATTTCCATTTGATAGATCATGAAGCTGGCTACATATATTTCTAAGTCTGAACTTAATTAGCTGAAAGTAGCCTAAAAAGTTTAGGTTAAAACAATAATACATAATCATATAGTAGATATTTTACTTGACCAGCATACACAGTTCACAGCGATTACATAGGTTCCAGTACTTAATATAGATTCTTGATTACATAATATTGTTCCAAAAGTAGAATACATAATTATAATCATCCATCACTTGTTGGTCAAAGTAGGAGTTTCAAAATTCATTTGAGAAAGACCATCAAGGTGATAAGTGGAGGATGATATCTGCATGAATTATATTAGAAAGTTATGCCGCATACATAGTTTTCAATAGATGGTTGAATTAGtagtaaataattaaaaaattatatgaataccTCATTAACCTGGGATGAAGTTGAAGACGCTGGGTTCCATTCTGGCTGTTCTTCAAGCAAATCATCTTCCACTGTGAAACCAATGTAGAGGTCTATAGCTGAGTATGTGTTGAATAGATTGTTCAAGTTTCCCTCCCTGATCGAAAGCTTTACAGTGCATTCTGAATTCTCCATGCATTTCAAGGCCTTGGGGAAATTTTGTTCATTGACCTCCTTGTGTTAAGTAATATTACAGTTAGTGAACCAAACCTCATTATCATATACAATTCATATTGATCACTTTCAAAGTTTATTTACCTCTTCCTCCACTTCAAAGACAGGCTTCCTAATAATGGTTTGAACTTgacgatctgaaaacaaaacttCTATTTTCCCAATCTTGTCCTTACAAATTGTTGAAACCAAAAACCTATAAAATAGACAACATATTAACATTACAGTGTGCATAGTTGTTACATATGTATTATGTTTAAATTTCAGACTTGTATATGTCTAACCTCTTCTGCGGGTAGGGTACATTTCTGTTACACATCACACATCGGAATTTTTCATCCAAGAGAATTCTCAGCTGACAAACTACTTCAATCTGCAAAGGTAGTAACTACATTATATAGTATGTTCCAATTGTGTTCTTTAGTACAActgaaaaaattacaaaacaacATACCTCCATGTACTCTTTTCGAAAGTTCTTGATGTCTAATACTGAAAATATTTGCATCTTGCTCATTTTGCAGTATGCGGCAAGAAGATGAGCATACTTTGGATCCTTAAGCCTGTAACTTGATATTGTTAGTACTAAAGTCCTTGATATTAATAGTATATTGGTTTAGGTAGTAATTCATACATTTCCCGAAGCTGAAACACACTTTCATGTGTGTATGTAGTTGATGTAAAACATTGATGCTGGAACATTAGAGATATCCAATTCATCTGATGAGAAGTATGTACTCAGTGAGTAATATGAAAGAAATCAACAACTTAAATAACTGAATAAAACTTGATCTGATAACATTAACATATTACCCTGCCACCATCCAATTCTTACACTTGCAATGATTAAAATCAGAGGTTTCTCGCACTCTTTGGACAtgctattttcaaataaatgtgCCAAAGAATCCCAGAGCGTAACATTCACAGTAGTCCTTAATGTGATAAGAGAAACAGataaattagtatttttttagACATACATTTAGGACTATTTTAAGATTTTCCTATACCTTCCATCCGATATCGTAAATTTGAATTGCGCTTGGGGGTGTCCATGCTTGTTTGTAAATTCCCTTTTCTTTTCATCAATTAGTTTTACAACTCCAATAATATCTTCAATTGAAAATTTACAATATCAATAGACGAAAAGATTAACTAAAGGCTAATAAAATGAAATTCCAGTTAGGAACTATAACAAATCAATAGACAAAAAGATTGTCATGACATGACTAGATATTTCACAACAGAATACTATGACACAAAAATCTTAGCTGACACTGTAGTCTCGTGCACAATTAGGTGTTCTGTACTGCATCAGCTGAAAAATGTGCTATGGACAACTAATACTGGTCCTTTAAAACTTAGTTGGCACGAAAAGTATATAATTTGCACAATATGAGTGTCTGGCTTAATGTGAAATTAAGCTGTAGGGCTGGCAGTTAGCTACTCCTAACACTCAAATTGAACATTAAGTTTGAATAAGTAACAGAGAAGTTGCATCTCCAAAGTCAGGACACCTTATTCGAACTAACCACAGCGTCGCTCAACTCACCAAATATATCTGGGCCGGTCTTTGCTCGCAGAGCGGCATACCGGACATTCATCCCATTTTCCCATCTCCCATGCTTCCTAGTAACCACCCACATAGTGAAAGGAGGAATCCTCACTTTCTCTTCTGAACCACCTGGGCTTCCAGCCATTTTCTTGACTGCAACATAACAGAAACTAGGAAAATTTTATTGGTAACAATGAATAATTTACTGCATAAATAGAAAGCATGATCCATACATGCCATTTTCTTGACTGTAGCGTAACAGAATCTAGGGAAATTTTATTGGTAACCGTGAATAAATTTACTACAAAAGAAGAATTTAGAAAGCATGATCCATACATATACTGATACCACTAGGCCTTGATTAACTTAAAACTTGCCCCTTCAtcaattttatttctttgacCAAAAATCGTCTAGTAATATCTACACAAAACTCTCAAAgttcttataaatattttacattCAATGAGCTTTGCTACCAAAAAGCAAGtacatacaaaaatatatatgcatCTATAACAATTGTAAAAATGTACCCATATTGTTGGTTTTAATTTGGAGGCAGGGGACTATGACTCCTACCCATTCTTAATTAGATAAGTTCAGGTATTTGTTTCATGAAAAAGGTACTTGAACTAGTAAACAATTGTAATAAatgaattttgttaaaaatcaaCTATCTTTTTTCAGAGAAAACACATAATCCTTTATCATATATGTTAATTCTAGCACATCGAGGTGAAAAACAAGTGAAAGAAAGTAAGCAAGTGCAACATTAAACTAGCATGAAACTAACCTGGAGTGCACAAAACTTGGTAGTCAGATTTTATATTCTAGAGAAAATGTGCTCAACTTGAAGCTAGATATTATTAAAGCCTTCACTTCAATTTGATCAGTACCAGaaacaaattaattacaattGACAAGAATTTGGCCAAAATAAGTAACACTTTAAGCAACTTTTTTTTCAAGAATTCTGTCACAAGATCTGCATGTTACAATAACGCAGAATAACATAAATCCCGACTTGCACAATAAAAGATTTCAAAATATTCAGGAAGTTGACTAAACTTAGATTACATAATTTTTCGAAGCCAGACCAAACACAACCACAAGTTTTTCATAATTGTCATTTTCTATCGATCTATTTGAATAATATAAGGTCAacctttttgtattttttataaattcagaATCAACGGAGACGTATTTGATGAAGTTTGTTCTatgtacaaaatataaaaacactAGTAAACAAGCATAATAGAGGGCATAACAGAATCCTAGCGGATGTGGTTTATCTTAATTTTTCTTAAGGAAATGTATCCCACCAAGTGAAGAAGAACACATAAAAATCCCAATATAAGATTTAATAGCAACATTATCTTACATAAACTAGAAAACCAGTCTATCGTGCCATGAACTTACATTCTAGCTCCCGATGTTTGTGTAAGAAACTAACAAAAGATGAATCTTGAAAGAACGGTACATGAAGAATTGGGATGGCATTTTTTGTAAATAAGTATGAAGAATTGGGGTAGGGGGTGTAATAAACCATTGAAATAGGATTCAGGATTTATGATTTAAGGGATAATACAGGATCAAACTGAGTGTGTTTAAGCAAATAAGAAGAGTTTTAATTACCTGTCCTTGTAAGCTGAAGCCAGATCAGGATCGAGTTATAAGGGCCTAATTGATACATACAAATAGAGATATAACTGGTCGAAATCGTTTTGCGAGTTCATGATTCATGTATAGAAGTTGAGATATAATGAAGAATATTACTTACATGGTTGTCAAGACCATCTTGAAGAGCAGAATTATCTCTCCATGCCATTCTCTGGTAAGGAGGTAATCTACGGACCTTTGGCCTTCATAAAACAGAATGCTTTTCATCGATGCATCTTTATAATCTTGTGTGTATGCCTCTGTTGGGCTCACCACCAACATGGCCACCATTAAACTTACTAGTGATAACATCCTTTTCAGTTGTTTAATCCTTCACTTATCTATCTTTTTCCTTCACTTATCTCTCTTCTTCTTGTTAATGTATCTCCTAAAGACATGTTCACAACAAGAGTGTTACTAGTTTAGCAAGTTCATGAATTACATTGTAACTACTAATCACCTAATTAAGTTGACAGATATTGTTTAAACAATCTAAGTTATTGATAACCAGTCTTAACTTTGGACGTTTTGCTTTGCTAGTAGTAAGTATAGTTATCAGCAATTAGCAATATATATGTAGATTTGaattggcttattatagtaacTTTCAAATTACCAGAGCGGAACTTTTGactttgtaaatttgtaatcatatctaaatttgaattttttttctacaGATAAGGTTTACTAAATAAACATGTTTTTCCATGCACTCAaggaaaatgtaaaaaaattagtaGGATAGCTCCCATGTTCACAGGCAATTTGCTGCATACCACTGAATTGCTACTTGTGACAAATACTCGACCCCCttgaattaatattattaagatttaaAGGTAACAATAGCAGCATTAAGGTATATAAGAAGCAGACATCAGAGGAAGTTACCAACACAAAGCATATCTGTTTTATGACCCTTAGAACGAACACAACACATCAAACTTTATTGACAATGTTACATCATAGTcaacttttatatatacatatcactTTCGCAGTGGTAGATCAAACAGACTTATAATTTAAACTGTGCACACTTTGCTACCTTGTTGGAAGATATCCTTCTTTTCTTGCTGTATGATATTTCACTTTGGACTCCTGGGGCAGAAATGGAGGCCCCTCTGTTGCATCTTCTTGAGCAATATCTGATACGAGGTGTAAACTGATAAACACAAATATGGATATAACAAAGGAATTTTAAAGGTAATAAGTTGCCAAACCTTGAGGCTGAGTTTGGGCTTTAGACTGGTCTTCTCCAATTATAACAATTTGTGCTGCTGCACAGTGGCTGCTGCTTTTAGCTGTTTTTTCGTGATTTTCAGCAGGTCCCTGCTGGAATATGCTTTCTTTGTAGATGGAGAATCATCTGTCACTTCAATACTTACCGCACCTTACTAAATTCTATCTTGAATAGAATAATCTTGTTCACAATAAATCCATTCTTGTTGATTCTTACTGATCCTACTGAAGCTTAAATTTGTGTTTCGTTGTTTAAATCTATTGAAGATAAGGTCATCTAGGCAGAAAACTTGGATTGTCGAGAGACTTAAAGATGAAAGATAGGTGAATTTTTAGGCATGATGAGACTAATCTTTGTAACCAAATTTTATcctgataatttttatatcctGAGTGAACTGTGATAGAGTGATAGTGGGCAACTGATATATTTGCCAATTGGTACATGAGGGAAAGATAGTTTAAAGTACGACATAAGAATGTATCAGGACAGGGAATAACATGTGAAGGTCACCAAAAAGTTCACACAACTCAATCAAGAAAATCACCACTACATGACTACATCAAATGCAAATATAGATTAATCTTTGCATTCACGAATTAAGATtatatagatttttaaatttcaaatttacatgTTAACCTCTAATTAAGAATAACCCctctataataatattttttctgggTTCGAGAATAATACTGTATTAAAGGTTTTACTATATATCTGATATGGCTTatatttcaggaaaaaaaacaagaagaagaagaagaactatcACGATTCGCGCTAGAAATCTGGACTATGCAGGATGAATGCCTTCTGGTTTCACAACAGTCATGTTGAAGAGATTGATCTAACCACATCACCGGAGCCACCTTATACTAGCTGAAGAAGATTGTGTTAATTACAGACATAATGTACCTTGTGCTTCATGTTCACATAAATGAAATCATCATTTCCATATTTTTCACCGTATTCCAAGTTTCTTGCATCAGCGCGCCATGGAATGCAGCATTTGATCAGAATTTTACATCTATGAAATGAAATTCTGCTTTGTTCCCTATCATCCGGTAACCATATGACGCACCATGttttttaagattaaaaatgtCAAGGACATCTTCCCGATTCTCTTGCAACATGCAACCTAATTATCTATGCAAAAATCTAgcaatttcattaatatttgcataatttttctataaatatgaagacaaaatgattaaaaaaacacTTTGTTATCATTGAATTAcatgaacaaaataaataataaaaatttagttgaaTTTTCAAGTCTAATTGCATGTATATTGTTCTAATCAACCTTTCAAAATCTTTAAGGGATAATTTGCAGAGAGGAGAATGGAACCCTGGTGCTCACTGCTCAGTAGGGAAGAGAACAACCCTGACCAGCTGAGCTACAGTTACGAGTTATGACTCATTATTTATGCATACTACTAAGTATTTATCCAAATTTCAGGGTCCCTGGCCCCCTAGATACGCCTctgtttttgataaatttatgaCACAAAGATAAATAAGAGTTCGAAAGATGAACTAGAATTACGATAACAATACATCTTACATCACATTCCAACCATCAAAACTCGCATATAAAGCTATTTTGAGGTagattaaaattctaacaagaGGTCAACTTCAATGTTTTACACATGGACATGAAGTAATATCATAAAAGAAGCATTACATTAAAAAGTTGAAGGGTTCTCCAGTGGCTTCATTCCTGCCTGCACCACCTATCCAGCAGCAGATAAGTTAAAGATGTAACACCGACTCAAATTCTTTCGACAAGAATTCAGTCCTGCAAGTGAAAATCATTATGTATAGGCATTACGCCCGGAAGAACCAGCAACTTCTGTGTACACAGTAGAATGACAAAAAATAGCAAAGACAGGTACATGTGCTTAAGATGACAAATGATACAAAGGAGTAAAAAACAACCTAAGTTACAGCCTACAGATTTAGAAACATAGAAtaacttgaatatatatatatatatatacacacacacacacacatatatatgctTTGTATTTTCATGGTTGTAATATCAGATTAAAATGGTAGCCCTATTATTTCTTCAGTGGTAGAGAATGCCAGATAGACAGGTTATCAAGAAGTGCCAGAAACAAGATTCTAGAACATTGTAGTGTTGCACATGGAACTACAATGAGCTCAGGTATTTTTGCGCATCTCAATATTAATCGTACATGACCCAATTTCTAATTTCCTACTCATATTATCCACTATAAAAAGAACTACAAAACTACAGGTATATTGGAAGAGCATGCCTTTCAAGGTTGGATTAGCGAACTGTTACCCTCATGCCTAATTCAATGCAAGTATAAGATTATACTCTTCATAACCTACACAAAACTTAACATTCTACTATACATACATTTTTTTAGTTCAGTTACTAAGATTAGTTATGCTCTAAATTTAAAACCATTTAGCATGCTGATCAATACAGATTTTTAACAATCAGAAAGCACGGTATGAACAACACATAACAATAATCAAAGTTCATGATTGCAAATACCAGTTCTTCATCTTAGGGCTACTCTTTTTGACTTTGTGCTCCTTTCCAATCTGTATCATTCCTTTGACACATACTAGGCTCTCTACATGACTATATGACTCGTGCCAAATTGGATTTAATGCCTTAATTTCATTGTTACGGAACACACGACCAGTTTCAGGGTCACATATACAATGATCCAGAATCTGAACAATATCCGAGTGCTGTGTCCACATAGTAAATACAATCTCACCTGTGCTAAAGCACTGAGGAACCCGTGTACCTTCAAAATCACTTATCAAACTGGGTGGCACAAGACTATACATCTTTGTCCAGTTAGATGTGTCCTCATCCAGCAGCACATACAAATCAACCATCTGATTCGGATCCCCACCTGGGAAAAGAACTACAACAGCAACTGAATCTTTCCATTTCAAAGGATTCACCCACCCACGACCCTTTTTCTCGAGATGGCTGGGATACATTAATTTCTTATACAGCCCCGTAACAGGATCAATTCTccccaaaatatttaaatatgcatCTCTTGCCTCTACATCA
Coding sequences:
- the LOC108222246 gene encoding uncharacterized protein LOC108222246, with product MNWISLMFQHQCFTSTTYTHESVFQLREMLKDPKYAHLLAAYCKMSKMQIFSVLDIKNFRKEYMEIEVVCQLRILLDEKFRCVMCNRNVPYPQKRFLVSTICKDKIGKIEVLFSDRQVQTIIRKPVFEVEEEEVNEQNFPKALKCMENSECTVKLSIREGNLNNLFNTYSAIDLYIGFTVEDDLLEEQPEWNPASSTSSQVNEISSSTYHLDGLSQMNFETPTLTNK